The Oncorhynchus nerka isolate Pitt River linkage group LG12, Oner_Uvic_2.0, whole genome shotgun sequence genome includes a region encoding these proteins:
- the LOC115138010 gene encoding RNA-binding protein 4B-like — protein MVKIFIGNLPREADKDEIQVLFSQYGAVTECAIVKNFAFVHMDDRKSATKAIRSLHLYKLHGTAINVEASRGKNQGAVKLHVTNVEKGNDDELRTLFEEYGTVSECAIVKNFAFVHMDNSDEAMDAIKGLDNIEFQGKRIHVQISKSRPRYEEEDDYPPPPPERGGYWPPRGYPGERHEPPPPSYLRGRQPPPHHGYPAPPPPPPPPRRAPYPERAYERERQSYAVVDYYEKYRARPAPYGIMSYDERHVGSLPPPPPPPSSMVRERFMTSGLDPYERRPLPPPPSAYYTRDRSPIRRAPPPMPPAGNGYSYERSRLSPISRPAMYNLPRTRDPYADRLPPPPAARYY, from the exons ATGGTCAAGATCTTCATTGGGAACCTCCCTCGGGAGGCAGACAAAGATGAAATTCAGGTGTTGTTCTCCCAGTACGGTGCCGTCACAGAATGCGCCATCGTCAAGAATTTCGCTTTCGTCCACATGGATGACCGTAAATCTGCCACCAAAGCCATCCGCAGCCTGCACCTCTACAAGCTGCATGGCACGGCGATAAATGTCGAGGCTAGTCGCGGGAAGAACCAGGGAGCCGTCAAACTCCACGTGACAAACGTGGAGAAAGGCAACGATGATGAGCTCCGCACTTTGTTCGAGGAGTATGGCACAGTCTCTGAATGTGCTATTGTCAAAAACTTTGCGTTTGTACACATGGACAACTCCGACGAGGCTATGGATGCCATCAAGGGATTAGACAACATTGAATTCCAGG GGAAACGTATCCATGTTCAGATATCAAAGAGCCGTCCCAGGTACGAGGAGGAAGACGactaccccccacccccacctgagaGGGGGGGATACTGGCCCCCCCGTGGCTACCCCGGGGAGAGGCATGAGCCTCCACCCCCTAGCTATCTAAGAGGTCGACAGCCACCCCCTCATCACGGGTACCCTgccccccctccaccaccccctccccctcgACGAGCCCCTTACCCAGAGCGTGCTTATGAGCGCGAGAGGCAGAGCTATGCCGTGGTGGATTACTATGAGAAATACAGGGCTCGTCCTGCCCCTTACGGCATAATGTCCTATGATGAGAGGCATGTAGGCTCCTTACCCCCTCCTCCCCCGCCCCCCTCTTCCATGGTCAGGGAGCGTTTCATGACCTCTGGCCTCGATCCATATGAGCGtcgccccctccctcctcccccgtcTGCGTACTACACCAGGGACCGCAGTCCTATTCGGAGGGCCCCTCCCCCCATGCCCCCCGCCGGTAACGGTTACTCCTATGAGCGTTCCcgactctctcccatctctcggCCCGCAATGTACAACCTACCCCGTACCAGAGACCCCTACGCCGACAGGTTGCCGCCGCCGCCTGCGGCTCGCTATTACTAA